ATCTGACGGATGCCGAATAAAAATACCATCGCGCCCAAAATGGCACCACCCATCAAAGCTTCGCCCATGATAAGAGGCCATTTGCGTAACCAGGCATTCACCAGCATCCAGCCAAAAGCAAATAGGAGAGCCATTTCCATCGCCAAAGGGCCACCCGTGAAATAGAGGGCATTCATTGGGTCTCGCAATAGTGCAGGCGCAGTAATAACCGGCCAGAATTTGAAGATGACAATCGCACCGAATAAAGCCCAGGTCATTTGGTCTGTTATTTTCTCGCGTTCGTTAATTTCGAGCCATTTTAAATAATAGTCAACCACAAAGAAAGCAGTTATAACACCTGCTAATAAAAAGAGCAATTCCATGGACAAACTGAGCGGCCCCAGTGAAAATGTTCTATACGCTTCAAACATACTTTACAATCCTTCCTGTAACAATCGCACTTGAGTTCTTATTTCATTAGCAGTGATTCCACCGGTTTTCCGGTGCTCAATGACACCATCCGCGTTAATAAATACCGTTGTTGGTACAGGGGGGACATAGTAACTGCCTGCAATACCTCCACCATCATCCAATACATTTACAAATGTCAAACTATGTTCCTCGATAAATGACTGGGCATCGGCTTCCTGGTCTGAAGCTGTAGCATTGACACCGATGAACTGGACTTCTTCTCCAAAAGCTTGGTGAGCTTCTTCCATGGCCTCTGAGGACGCTTTGCAATAGGGACACCAGGACGTCCAGAAATAGATCACTGCAGGTACTCCCTCGTTGTCACTATAGGAAAACGTATCACCTGTGAATGTTTCCGCCTGAAAAACAGGAGCAATATGACCTGGCTGTGGATAAACAGCAGCTGTATAATTCCCGCTTTCGAACCGGTTTTGTTCATTACCCAACCAAAGAAAGAAAACGGCTGCGATCGCCATCATGATAAACATCACACGTTTCAAATGGATCATTTTCTCCCTCCTTATATACACAACCGGGTATGCACTCGTGTCAGTATAGCGGAAACAGCTGATAAAAATCAAGCTGTTGAATTGAAAAACCGCTCCTGATGAGGAGCGGTTTTGTCCGGTTCAATCCTTATTTAGGATCAAAGCCCTGATCTTCAATTTCCGTTTTCATTTTGGACACTTCTACCATGTTCTCATCATACTCCACAGTGACATTCTTTGCGTCAAGATTCACTTCCGCTTTCGAAACACCGTTCAAGGAAGTCAATGCCCCTTCTACTGATGATTTGCAATGTCCACACGTCATACCATCCACTTCAATAATATCCGTTTTCATGCTTTATCTCTCCTTTGAATAAAATTTATATTAATCCACCTTTACGCGTTTAAGTCGTAAAGAATTAGAAACAACAGATACGGAGCTGAATGCCATTGCTGCCCCGGCAACCCATGGAGCAAGAAAGCCAAGAGCTGCTATCGGTAGACCGATGGAGTTGTAAATGAAAGCCCAGAAAAGATTCTGTTTAATGTTTCGCATAGTCAGATGACTCAAGCGGATTGCCTGCGGAATGCTGCGGAGATCCCCGCGCATCAGCGTAATGTCAGCTGCTTCCATGGCTACATCCGTTCCTGTGCCAATCGCCATCCCGATATCTGCCATCGCAAGTGCCGGCGCATCGTTTATCCCGTCACCGACCATAATAACACGTTTCCCCTGCTTTTGAAGTTCTTTTACTTTCATGGCTTTTTCTTCAGGGAGTACTTCACTGAAGACCTGATCGATACCGACAGAAGCTGCAATTGCCCGAGCCGTCCGTTCATTATCACCTGTAAGCATCACAACCTCATAACCTAAGTCATGGAGTTGACGGACGGCTTGTTGAGACGTTTCTTTCACTTGATCCGCCACTGCAATCAGTGCAGCTGCTTCACCATCAAAACCAACAATCATAACGGTTTTTCCTTGTTGCTCCAGTTCAGCCATCTGCTCTTCAAAAGAACTGACATCAATGTCTTCACTTATCATCAGTTTACGGGTACCAATCAGCAATTTTCTTCCTTCGATGACACCTGAAAGTCCATGACCAGGCACTGCGGTAAAATCATCAACTTTAACGGTTTCAATTTCCTGTTCCTGTGCATAATGCACGATGGCTTCACCCAATGGATGCTCCGAATAAGCTTCAATTGAAGCTGCCAATTTCACCAGATACGCTTCGTCTTTTAATTGATTAGACAAAAGCATAACATTCGTTACTTCCGGTGTTCCATTGGTAATCGTACCGGTCTTATCGAGAACGACGGTATCGGTGTGGTGAGCTCTCTCCAAATGTTCGCCGCCTTTATACAATATACCTGTCTCTGCTCCTTTACCTGTGCCGACCATGATTGATGTTGGTGTAGCAAGTCCTAATGCACAAGGGCAGGCAATCACAAGTACTGCGGTGAAATTAATCAATGCAACTTGAAACGAAGCTCCCGCGAAAAAATACCAGCCTACAAAAGACAAAATCGCAATCATAACGGCACCAGGAACAAAATAGCCGGAAATAATATCCACCATTCTCTGAATGGGTGCTTTGGAACCCTGTGCCTGCTCCACGACTTTGATGATTTGCGCAAGAGTGGTTTCTTTTCCAATCTTAGTTGCTTCAAAATAGAGCGAACCATTCTTATTGATTGTGGCCCCGATCATTTCATCGCCTTTGTTCTTTTCAACCGGTATGCTTTCCCCTGTCAGCATGGATTCATCAACTGAAGAATAACCATCTGTGACGATTCCGTCTACAGGAATTTTCTCCCCAGGTTTCACTTTAATGATATCACCTTTTTGAACATCATCAATTGCAACCTGCACTTCGGCGCCGTTTCGAACAACCGTTGCCGTTCGTGCCTGCATACCCATCAGTTTTTTGATCGCTTCTGACGTTTGTCCTTTGGCTCTTGCTTCAAGCAGTTTGCCAAGTAAAATCAACGTAATGATAACGGCACTGGTTTCAAAGAACAAATACACTTCGCCAACCAGTACAAGATACACTGAATAAAAGTAAGCAGCGGATGTCCCCATTGCTACAAGAACATCCATATTCGCGCTGCCGCCTCTCAGAGATTTATATGCACCTCTGTAGAATTGCCAGCCTGCATAGAATTGAACCGGTGTTGCAAGAGCCCATTGGAAATAGCCATTCATCAGCCAATGAGGCAACAGCATTTCCTGAGGGTAGAAATGATCAATCATTGTCACAAATAACGGCAGAGAGAAAGCGAGAGCGAAAATAAAGAGGAATTTCTGTCTCTTCACATGCTCATCCTTTTTATCGCGTTTACTTTCCTCATTTCCCGCAATGGCTTTTGCCTTAAAACCGATTTTTTTCACTTTATCATAGAGGTCCTGTTCATCGACCAGACCGGGAATATAACTTACCTGGCCACGTTCCATGGCGAGGTTTACGGATACTGAATCGACACCTGCAGTCTTCCCAAGCACTTTTTCAATTCTGGCAGAACAGGCCGCACAGGTCATTCCTTCGATATCAAATTCTACAGTTTCTTGATCAACAGAAAAGCCGAGCTTCTCGATTTTCTGAATGATGTCTTCTGTGGTAACTTTATCCTCATCATAAGTTACCGTAGCGCGCTCCATCGTCAGGTTAACAGTGGCGTCCACGTCTTCCTGCTTATTCAGCACTTTCTCTATACGTGAGGAACAGGATGCGCAGGTCATACCCGTTACCGGTAACTCAACCGTTTTCTTTGCCATGATCCATCACCTACGATTTCGTAAATTGTTCGAACACTTTCATCAGTTCTTCAATACTCGCTTCCCCGTTGCCGTCTTCAACTGCCTGACTGACACATCCTTTTGTGTGATCTTCAAGGATCTGAAATCCCGCACGTTTCAATGCAGCATTGATCGCTGAAATCTGTACAAGAATATCAACACAATAACGGTCCTCATCAACCATCTTCTGTATGCCTCTAACTTGTCCTTCAACGCGTTTCAACCGCTGTATCAGGAGTTTCTTTTCATCTTCTGTCCGCATCTTCACCGGTATTTTTCCCGACTGTAAAGGGATCGTCAATTTGTCATCCACTGACATCACCTCTTCCTGTAATCTAGTTACACTATACCCCCGTACAGTATATGTGTCAAGCTAAAGAGAAGAGAACTCGTCTTTGGAGCTCCCCTTACCCTCTATTTGTGAGTCATCGGCTGCCGTTCCCACCATTGATCAATAACCTGTTTGATTTGATCAGTGATCAGATGTTCAGATGTATGTTGTATGTTCAAGAATTGATAATGTTTCCCTTTAGCAGAGTTCCCTTGACTGAAACGATATCTCGGATCATAGTAATGTTCCAGCAGAATTGCAAAGAGAGATTCATATTCCTGTTTTTCTATATCAGCATCTGCTTGTAGTCTATGACCATCATCCAGCCGTTTTCGAATAACTTTATATGCTTCTGCAATTCTCTCGCTGAACGAATCAGGTTGATAGTCTTCCATTATGTTTGCAACACGTCGTTTCAGATCATCATACATTTCGATGACATGGCCGTTATCTTTTGCATTCATAATAAATTCCGGTAATGTAATTCGCCCGATGCGCTTACTCTCTGCTTCTAAAATCAGCATTTTATCTTTTTCCAATTTTTGAAGATCCCAAACCAAATTCCATTCAAATTGCTTTTGCGTAGAGGGATCTTTACCAATGTGACCGAAAACAGAGCCTCTATGAGCAGCCAAGCCTTCCAGATCCAGCACCGGATAGCCCTGTTCCTGTAGTTCAAGCAGCCATTTTGTCTTCCCGGTGCCCGTATGACCACCGAGAACAATGGTTTGCCAGGATACTTCTGATAATCTCTTCAATTCACTCTGCACATATTTCCGGATAGAACGAACGCCGCCTTCCAGTTGTCCTGCAGGAAACTGAAGTGATTTTAAAAACGACACAAGTATCCCACTGCGCATCCCCCCCCTTGCGCAGGAGAGAATCAACTCCCGATCAGGGTAGGTATCAAGAATACTTTGAAATTCATTATATAGTGTTGTCAATTTACCAGAAAGGATCTTTACCCCTTCTTCTTTTGCTTTTTCTTGACCGATTTGCTTGTAAATCGTTCCCACCCGTTCCCGCTCTTCATTTGAAAAAAGCGGGATCGAAATACTGTCAGGATGATGAAATTCTGCAAACTCAGCCGGCGAACGAACATCCACCAGGACCTGTTTAGACAAATCCAATTCGTCGTAATAATATTTCATATAAGACTGATGCTGGTGCATAGTCAGTCATCTCCTTTTTTCAGCTGCATACGATTCAAAAGTCTGGCTTGTCGACATGCTAATGGCGAAAGACTGCGCTGTTTTTATACTTTAATTTTAATCTTTCATCAAGGTACAACGTTTCTATCCGTATGAAAAAACACTCCTGACAAGTCCGGAGTGCTTCCATTCGTTACTTATCCTGTTGATTCTGCATCGCCTTCATCATTTGGTTGATCTTCTTTTGTGATGGATTCTGACCCATTTGCATCATCATCACACGAAGCATCTTTTCGTTGATTGGCGGATTCTTTTTCATGTAACTCATCATGTACTGTCTTGCAATGAAAAAGCCTATGGCAATCCCCGCAAGAAGTGCGATGACACCGATTAATATATTAATCCACATCGGCGTTGACCCTCCTTCAGTTTCCTCTGTATCGAGTTTCTGCTTATTGTTTTAACCCTGTTCATTATACATGAATGAAAGTTAAATGGAAAGACTGATAAATAAAAAAATAATAGGAACTGAACGAGGATGAACCTGTTCAGTTCCTGATTCATTTTACTTATTCAAAAGCTGCTTGAAACGTGCCACAACATTCTCAACATTAAATCCGTACTTTTCCATTATTTCTCCACCTGGTGCCGAAGCTCCATAGCCATCGATGCCAAGAACGGAGCCGTCAGATGTCGTATAACGCTCCCACCCAAGTGGATTGGCAACTTCAATTGCCAAACGTTTTTTGATGGCAAAAGGAAGCACTTCTTCTTTGTATTCGTCTGACTGAGCATCGAAACGATCCCAGCTTGGCATACTGACAACAGCTGTATGAATACCCTCTTTTTCAAGTTGCTGCTGTGCTTCTACTGCCAAGGATACTTCAGAACCTGTCGCGAGAAGTAAACCATCCGGATTCCCATTTGCTTCTGAAACGACATAAGCGCCTTTTTTAACTCCTTGATAGGCTTTCTGATCTGTACCTTTCAAAGCAGGGAGATTCTGACGAGTCAAAACAAGCGCTGTAGGCTGGTCCGTTGCTTCCATAGCAAGACGCCAAGCTGCCTGTGTTTCATTTCCATCAGCAGGCCGGATGACAGAGAGGTTTGGAATGGCACGTATAGCCGGGAGTTGTTCAACCGGTTCGTGTGTTGGACCATCTTCGCCAACTGCAATGCTGTCGTGCGTAAAAACATAAGTAACGGGATTACCCATTAATGCTGATAACCGTAAGGCAGGTCTTAAGTAATCCGAGAAGACAAAGAACGTAGCCGCATAAGGACGAACACCACCATGCAATGCCATACCGTTAGCAGCCGCTGCCATGGCAAACTCCCTTACACCAAACCAGATATTACGGCCACTGTGTGTATGACGGGAGAAATCTTCTTCACCTTTGAGCATCGTTTTGTTGGATGAAGCCAAATCCGCAGAGCCTCCAAATAGTGCAGGAACTTTTTCTGCGAGAGCATTCAATACTTCTCCGCCTGTAGCTCGGGTGGCTGCACTCGATCCCTCTTCATAAACAGGAAGATCCTGATCCCAACCTTCAGGCAATTTGCCAGTGATGGCATTTTCCAATTCGGCACCTAATTGAGGATGCGCAGCTTTATAAGCTTCGAACTGCTTATTCCAGGCAGCTTCTGCTTCTTCCCCTTGTTTCTTAAATTGTTCATAATGATCTTTGACTTCCTCTGGAATATGGAACAATTCATCGTACGTCCACTTATATGCTTCTTTTGCCAGTTTCACTTCATCCTCTCCGAGAGGTGCCCCGTGAGCTGCATTTTTACCGCCTTTGTTTGGTGAACCATAGCCAATAACGGTTTTAACTTCGATCAGAGTCGGTCGGTCATCCTGCTGTGCAGTTTTCAAAGCTTTATCAATGGTATCAAGATCATTCCCGTCTTCCACTAGAAGCGTTTGCCAGCCATATGCATCAAATCGCTTCATCACATCTTCAGAAAATGATTGATGCAGGTCCCCATCGAGGGAGATATCGTTGGAATCATAGAGCAGAACCAATTTCCCAAGTTTTAAGTGACCGGCCAATGATGCCGCCTCGGCAGACACACCCTCCATCAAATCTCCATCACCGCATAGTACATACGTATTATGATCAACAATATTGAAATCATCTGTATTATACTTTCCTGCAAGATGCTGCTCTGCCATTGCCATACCAACTGACATAGCAATACCCTGGCCAAGGGGGCCGGTCGTTGCTTCCACACCTGGCGTGTGACCATACTCTGGATGTCCAGGGGTTTTACTTCCCCACTGGCGGAAATTCTTCAACTCATCCAGTGAGAGATCATACCCGTGCAGATGCAACAGGCTGTATAAAAGCATAGAGCCATGACCTGCAGATAATACAAACCGGTCCCGGTTAAACCAGTCCGGATTTTTCGGGTTATGGTTCATAAAATCTGCAAAGACTTTATAAGCCATAGGTGCAGCACCCATAGGTAATCCCGGGTGTCCCGAATTTGCCTTTTCAATCGCGTCAATGGAAAGTGTACGGATGGTGTTAATCGCTTGTTCATGGATTTGCGCTGTCATTCACTATCAACCTCTTTCACTGTAATATGTTCAATTCTATTCTTAATGATACCTGTTTAAGAGAGGTTAGACAACCTGCAAACTAAAGGATTGTTCTTGTGAAATCTGAAAAACACCATGTTCTCCTTGGAGAACATGGTGTTTTTGCAAATAATCAGCTTAATGAAAACCTTTTTTTGCACGTTCTTTCTCATCTTTTAATTTTTGAGGAGTAACATCTGTTCCTTCTTCATCCACAATTTTTGTGGATTTCAATTGGTTTTTGAATGATTTACGAACATTTTGCAAATATTCAGCTCTTAGACTTTTCTGTTCTTTCTGTTCTTTAACAGACAAGCCTTCAGCTTTTGATTTACGGGCAAGCTCATTGATCCGGTTTAGTTTATCTTTTGTTAACATAAGTCATCCTCCAGTGAGTAATATATGTTAATGCTAGAGGATTCATATGTTTTTATCAAGCAAAAAATCCTTACAGGTCATTCGTCGCGTCGTTTACTCACCTGGTTGATTAATATGTTCCCGGTACCGTCTGTGCGCTGTCGCTTTGGAAATATCGTGGCCAAGACCTCTTAATGTCGCAGCAACTTCGTGAAAAGTCATTCCTCTCTCTTTCAGGTTCACGATTTCTTCTACCGGTACTTCCTTTCTCGTTCGCCCTCCGTTAAACCGCCCCTGAAAATTAACTTCTGGTTTAAACCCTGAAGCAATCGCATTTTTCATACCTCTGCCAATTTTGGCATTGTGAAGCTTTCGCTGGTATTCTTCCACGATAGCAACAATTTCAAGAACCATAGATTCAGTCTCTGAAAGTTCCAGTTGTCCGTTATGATTCAAGGAGAATATTTCCGTTCCATGTTTAAATAAATAATGAATCAATGCCATTTTAGCGTTTCCCCGTCCCAGGCGCGTATCGTCTTGAACAAGCAGACAGTCCACATTCCCAGACTCCACCATATCCATCATCCTGAAAATGCCTTCCCGTTCCACATCATAGCCACTCGCCTGTTCTTCTATGCAATTTTCGACGGTGATTCCCCAACTTTCAGCTGCTGCCGTTAATTCCTTAACCTGCCGCGTAAGGGATGATGTCTGTTTATCCTTTTCCGTACTGACTCTTGCATATATCAAACCATTCATTCCATTGCAACTCCTGTTCCACCTGCAGGAACCTGTATAGCCTGCCCCGGCATAACGGTTGCATCTTCGATATGATTATGATGCAACATCCATTCAACGGATTCTTCCAACGTGAGGGGGGAGGAACCGTTAGACTGCTCCGCAATTTTCCAGATGCTATCACCCTCAGAAACGACGACCTGTTGGACCGGACCTTTATATTCTGGTACATGTTTCGCCTCTTCGAATGTCTGCCATACGTAAAACATAGCAGCAAATACCATCACCATAATCATTATACTTTCCATCCGTTTCATGGTCCATCGCCTCCATAAGAATATCTGTTCCCTCCACTATACAAGGAACAGTTGTTCTTGTCAACAGCTTTTAGAACGAGCGTTTGTAAAACGAATGTTCCCGTGTTATAATTTCTTATAGAAACAACTATGATCACTAAAATACTATTTACTGACATCAAATTTTAAGAAGAGGTGATTTATCTTATGAAAAAATTGTCTGCACGACAGCAATCCATACTTGATTTTATTCGCAGTCAAGTACAGGCAAAAGGCTATCCCCCGTCTGTAAGAGAAATTGGAGAGGCTGTTGGACTAGCGTCCAGTTCTACCGTTCACGGTCACCTTTCAAGATTAGAGAAAAAAGGTTTTATTCGCCGGGATCCAACGAAACCAAGAGCCATCGAACTGATCCAAAAGGATCGAAATGGAGATCAAATCATCTCAACGCAGTCCATCAGTATTCCCGTGATTGGTAAAGTCACTGCCGGTTCGCCGATTACTGCGATCGAAAATGTTGAGGAATATCTTCCAATGCCCGCCAGTTTCGTACAGGATGAAGAAGCCTTTATTTTGGAGATTTCAGGTGACTCCATGATTGAAGCCGGTATCTTTAACGGTGATTATGTGGTCGTACATCCGCAATCAACTGCAAACAATGGTGATATAGTTGTCGCTATGACAGAGGAAGACGAAGCTACAGTCAAACGATTCTTCAAAGAAAAAGATCATTTCCGGCTTCAGCCAGAGAATGCGAGTCTTCAGCCAATCATTCTCGATAGTGTCCAGATTTTGGGCAAGATCATTGGCGTATTCCGCTCATTCCATTGATGATCATTCAGAATTAATACGCTTAATCCTGTTTGCTCATCTGTTGAGAGCCTTTACTGCACTTATACTCGAATCCATCATTCAACCCGTTCTCTCACACAATGTGACATATGAAGACCGGAGCATCTCCTAAAATGCTCCGGTCCTTTTTGTTATAAGCAGTGGGTTCCTAATTCTTTTCTTTAATAATGACGTTTTGTTTGTTCAACTGAATGATTGCTTTTGTAATATATTTTTCTGGCCAGTGTTCCAATATACCGAATAGTTCCTCTTCATGATATTGCAAACCCCGAATTTTGTTTGTGGCCTCACCTTTCAAAAGCTTAACAAGAATATGAACAGGAACTTTATGTTCTTCTTTTTTTATGAACCGGTTAATCTTATCTAACTGCAATCTGGTTATTTTATAATTCTTGATCTGTAGAATGGTATCGTCTGGACGTGGTTGATTGTCCTTTATCATTTGAGTTAAACCAGTTTGTACTTCGTTGAGTTCTTCAGAAAGATTTCTCTTCATCAGTTTTTGCCATCGATTTATTTCTCTTAAAATAGATATATCGGGTATACTGACCCTGGACATCCAAATAAGCATGGAATCATGCGATTCCTCAGGCAGTTCTATTTCCTGCATCGCTTTATATAATGAGACGACTGGATGGTCAGGAACATTATCTGTGCCAGGAAGTTTTCTTTGCAATTCCAGAATCGTTTCAATGCGCTCATGATAATCTGTTAAATCCCGACTCAAATCCTTCAAACATTCAATGTTTTTCGTTACGGCACCATTTTGAGATGCAATGTTATTGAATTGTCGCTCAATTGTCGCAATTCTTTTTGTAGCTTGGAATAAATTCACTTCTTGAGGTAACCACAGGACATCTTCATTAATATCATAGATCACTGAAAACCCACAGTCCTCACAAGTGCATTCAATCGATCTTGAATCAGCTTGAGGGAACAATTTCTTTTCATGCGAACACAAATCCCATCGCCATTCTTTCGGAATCGTCCGATAAGGACGCAAGACGATTTTGACACGTTCCCGCCAATATGAAATGTCTTCTGGATATTTCAGAATAGCTAACAGAGAAGATTTATTCATGATTTCTACTGCATCGACAATATCGTTTTTGGAATAAGCTAACTGAATGAACGGGTTATTTTCATACGCTTTTTCAATTCTTGAGAGCCAATATCCCTTGTCTTGTAAAGAGATTCTTGCATTAAACAGATAATCATCTACAACTGATTGCACATGCTTCTTAAGTTGATCAGCTGAAAGACGGACCCATTCTTTGTTATAAAACAACGGTGTATTTTCTGATTGATCCGTTTGCACTGATGCCTTTTTAAATAATAATGTATCTGCTTTTAACAACTTCACATGAAGTTTCTTTTGTTGAACCAGTGGAACGGGTATACATGGCTTATCGGTCCCCAGAAACAATGCTAACTGATTAAGATCAGTTTTCGATAGTTTCGAAAGTTCATGAAATACTACTTCTTGCAGACGAGACAGGAGTGCCTTCTCTTCTTTTGAGCTTAGTGATCGAATTTTCGAAGACTCATTCTTCTTCTCTACCGGCCAAAACAGCAGAGATGGATAAAGACCTCCAGGATTTAATACTTCCTCTCTCATGCCCATGACACTGATCACCTCCGGATTAGACAAGTTCCCTGTCACTGCCATCTACAAACACTCCCAATAAAAAAGATCAAAGTCAATTGTCGGGGTTGCGACAATTTGTCACTGCCCCTTTATCCTGCTTGAAAAATTCAGTTTTTATAGAGCAATATTTGTAAATGAAATTTATGTCTTGATCATATAAAGGATTAATCTCAGCTTTTTTCCTAATATAAAGAAAACCCTAGAACCATTGAGGCTCTAGGGATATCTTTATTAATACATCTGGATATACTGCTCGCGCTCCCACGGGTGAACCTGCGTACGGAACATATCCCATTCGATTTCCTTGGACTCAATGAAGTGCTCAAGCGAATGTGCACCAAGGGATTTCATGATCGTCTGGTCTTTCTTTAACGCTTCAATAGCGTCTTTTAATGTTGCCGGCAACGCATCGATGCCTTCAACAGCTCTTTCGTTTTCATCCATTGCATAGATATTTCGATCTGTTGCTGCAGGTGGTGTCATCTTATTCTTCACACCGTCAAGACCTGATGCCAGCATCGCTGCCATAGCAAGGTACGGATTTGCTGTTGGGTCCGGGCTTCGGACTTCAATACGCGTACTCAGACCACGTGAAGACGGAATACGAACAAGTGGTGAACGGTTACGCATGGACCACGCTACGTAGCATGGTGCTTCATATCCCGGCACAAGGCGCTTGTATGAGTTAACCGTTGGATTCGTGATGGCGGTGAAGGCTGGAGCGTGTTTCAAGATCCCCGCCAAGAACTGCATAGCCGTTTCACTGAGCTGAGTATCTGTTGATTCATCGAAGAAAGCATTGACTCCACCTTTAGTAAATAGAGACATATTCGCATGCATCCCGCTTCCGTTCACACCGAATAATGGTTTTGGCATGAAAGTCGCGTGAAGTCCGTGTTTTCTGGCAATGGTTTTGACAACCAGCTTAAACGTCTGGATATTATCACAAGTCGTAACTGCATCCGCATATTTGAAATCTATTTCGTGCTGACCTGGAGCCACTTCGTGGTGGGATGCTTCAATTTCGAATCCCATATCTTCAAGTTCAAGTACGATATCACGCCGGCAATTTTCACCCAAGTCTGTTGGAGCAAGGTCAAAATAGCCACCTTTATCGTTCAATTCCAATGTCGGTTCGCCATTTTCGTCATTTTTGAATAAGAAGAATTCCGGCTCAGGTCCAATATTGAAGTCTGAATAGCCAAGATCATTTGCCTGTTTAAGTACTTTTTTCAATACCCCTCGTGGATCACCTTCGAAAGGTGTACCATCTGGACTGTAGATGTCACAGATTAAACGCGCTACTTTACCTTTTTCTGGCGTCCAAGGGAAAATCACCCATGTATCAAGATCCGGATACAGATACATATCGGATTCTTCGATACGGACAAACCCTTCAATTGATGAACCGTCAAACATCATCAGATTATCCAGTGCTTTACCGAGTTGGTCAATCGGGATTTCCACGTTTTTAATAATCCCCAACAAATCGGTAAACTGTAATCGAATAAATCTTACGTTTTCTTCTTTTGCCATTTTAAAAATGTCGTCTTTTGTGAACTTACTCATGTGCACTGATTCCTCCTTTTGATATACCACCCACACACTATTGATTGTGTGACTGGGAAGCGTCAAAATCATCCGAATCATCGGAATTTTTGCGCTGTTTTTTCGATGTTTTAAGAATACCAAAAATTAAAAACCAATGTGGGAGATTGTAAGATTATCTAACAGGGAAATTATCTGACAACGAAATAATGAGTTTTAGACGCCGTATTGTGAACTTGCAGTAAGAATTTCTGATTTCATTCTGTCTCAGTGGTTAAAATCGCCGATAATGCGTCAAATACAGCAATTTTCACATGTTCATATGTAAGGCCACCTTGAACATAAGCGGTATAAGGCTCCCGTAATGGACCATCCGCTGATAGTTCTATGCTTGACCCTTGTATAAAAGCACCAGCAGCCATGATCACATCATCTTCATAGCCGGGCATCGAAGAAGGTT
This Salisediminibacterium beveridgei DNA region includes the following protein-coding sequences:
- a CDS encoding YneF family protein gives rise to the protein MWINILIGVIALLAGIAIGFFIARQYMMSYMKKNPPINEKMLRVMMMQMGQNPSQKKINQMMKAMQNQQDK
- a CDS encoding heavy metal translocating P-type ATPase; this encodes MAKKTVELPVTGMTCASCSSRIEKVLNKQEDVDATVNLTMERATVTYDEDKVTTEDIIQKIEKLGFSVDQETVEFDIEGMTCAACSARIEKVLGKTAGVDSVSVNLAMERGQVSYIPGLVDEQDLYDKVKKIGFKAKAIAGNEESKRDKKDEHVKRQKFLFIFALAFSLPLFVTMIDHFYPQEMLLPHWLMNGYFQWALATPVQFYAGWQFYRGAYKSLRGGSANMDVLVAMGTSAAYFYSVYLVLVGEVYLFFETSAVIITLILLGKLLEARAKGQTSEAIKKLMGMQARTATVVRNGAEVQVAIDDVQKGDIIKVKPGEKIPVDGIVTDGYSSVDESMLTGESIPVEKNKGDEMIGATINKNGSLYFEATKIGKETTLAQIIKVVEQAQGSKAPIQRMVDIISGYFVPGAVMIAILSFVGWYFFAGASFQVALINFTAVLVIACPCALGLATPTSIMVGTGKGAETGILYKGGEHLERAHHTDTVVLDKTGTITNGTPEVTNVMLLSNQLKDEAYLVKLAASIEAYSEHPLGEAIVHYAQEQEIETVKVDDFTAVPGHGLSGVIEGRKLLIGTRKLMISEDIDVSSFEEQMAELEQQGKTVMIVGFDGEAAALIAVADQVKETSQQAVRQLHDLGYEVVMLTGDNERTARAIAASVGIDQVFSEVLPEEKAMKVKELQKQGKRVIMVGDGINDAPALAMADIGMAIGTGTDVAMEAADITLMRGDLRSIPQAIRLSHLTMRNIKQNLFWAFIYNSIGLPIAALGFLAPWVAGAAMAFSSVSVVSNSLRLKRVKVD
- a CDS encoding TlpA family protein disulfide reductase — protein: MIHLKRVMFIMMAIAAVFFLWLGNEQNRFESGNYTAAVYPQPGHIAPVFQAETFTGDTFSYSDNEGVPAVIYFWTSWCPYCKASSEAMEEAHQAFGEEVQFIGVNATASDQEADAQSFIEEHSLTFVNVLDDGGGIAGSYYVPPVPTTVFINADGVIEHRKTGGITANEIRTQVRLLQEGL
- a CDS encoding metal-sensing transcriptional repressor; this translates as MSVDDKLTIPLQSGKIPVKMRTEDEKKLLIQRLKRVEGQVRGIQKMVDEDRYCVDILVQISAINAALKRAGFQILEDHTKGCVSQAVEDGNGEASIEELMKVFEQFTKS
- the copZ gene encoding copper chaperone CopZ; this encodes MKTDIIEVDGMTCGHCKSSVEGALTSLNGVSKAEVNLDAKNVTVEYDENMVEVSKMKTEIEDQGFDPK
- the mnmH gene encoding tRNA 2-selenouridine(34) synthase MnmH, translating into MHQHQSYMKYYYDELDLSKQVLVDVRSPAEFAEFHHPDSISIPLFSNEERERVGTIYKQIGQEKAKEEGVKILSGKLTTLYNEFQSILDTYPDRELILSCARGGMRSGILVSFLKSLQFPAGQLEGGVRSIRKYVQSELKRLSEVSWQTIVLGGHTGTGKTKWLLELQEQGYPVLDLEGLAAHRGSVFGHIGKDPSTQKQFEWNLVWDLQKLEKDKMLILEAESKRIGRITLPEFIMNAKDNGHVIEMYDDLKRRVANIMEDYQPDSFSERIAEAYKVIRKRLDDGHRLQADADIEKQEYESLFAILLEHYYDPRYRFSQGNSAKGKHYQFLNIQHTSEHLITDQIKQVIDQWWERQPMTHK